One region of Eleutherodactylus coqui strain aEleCoq1 chromosome 5, aEleCoq1.hap1, whole genome shotgun sequence genomic DNA includes:
- the S1PR3 gene encoding sphingosine 1-phosphate receptor 3, which translates to MGGDHLTSTNLIVQGNQKCDITIKLHYNYTGRSLKTNVDQLDKTSLLFLIICSFIVLENLMVLIAIWKNNRFHNRMYFFIGNLALCDLLAGIAYIVNILMSGANTCNISLTAWFVREGSMFIALGASTFSLLAIAIERHLTMIKMRPYDANKKYRVFLLIGTCWLISFSLGALPILGWNCRNNLDDCSTVLPLYSKKYVGFCISIFIVILIAIVILYARIYILVKSSSRRVTNHSNSERSMALLRTVVIVVSVFIACWSPLFILLLIDVACKARECLILYKAQWFIALAVLNSALNPLIYTLASKEMRRAFFRLVCACLVKSNASRSLPIQPTPDQSRSKSSSSSNSPKHKGFIQSHFQSKEDKSESSIQNGNIIK; encoded by the coding sequence ATGGGTGGTGATCACTTAACGTCTACCAACCTGATTGTCCAAGGAAATCAGAAATGTGATATAACTATCAAACTTCACTACAACTACACAGGAAGATCTCTAAAAACCAATGTGGATCAATTGGACAAAACCAGTTTGCTATTTCTTATCATATGCAGCTTCATAGTACTGGAAAACCTCATGGTACTGATCGCTATATGGAAAAATAACAGATTCCACAACAGAATGTACTTTTTCATTGGCAACTTAGCACTTTGTGACTTGCTAGCCGGCATAGCATATATAGTGAACATCCTTATGTCTGGCGCTAACACCTGTAATATCTCATTGACGGCATGGTTTGTACGGGAAGGAAGTATGTTTATAGCCCTTGGTGCATCAACATTCAGTTTGTTGGCCATCGCTATTGAAAGGCATTTGACAATGATAAAAATGAGGCCTTATGATGCCAACAAGAAATACCGTGTATTTCTCCTCATTGGGACCTGCTGGCTTATTTCCTTTTCATTAGGTGCCTTACCGATCCTTGGCTGGAACTGTCGTAACAACTTAGATGATTGCTCCACTGTGTTACCATTGTATTCTAAAAAGTATGTTGGCTTCTGCATCAGTATTTTCATAGTCATCTTGATTGCCATCGTCATCCTTTATGCCCGGATCTACATCTTAGTGAAGTCCAGCAGCAGAAGAGTCACAAATCACAGCAATTCGGAGAGATCAATGGCCCTTCTGAGGACTGTGGTCATTGTGGTCAGCGTATTCATCGCCTGCTGGTCACCTTTGTTCATTCTTCTCTTGATCGATGTTGCCTGTAAAGCAAGGGAGTGTCTCATCTTGTATAAAGCCCAATGGTTTATTGCTCTGGCTGTACTTAATTCAGCCTTGAACCCTCTTATCTATACGCTGGCCAGTAAGGAGATGCGCCGGGCTTTCTTCCGCCTTGTGTGTGCTTGTTTGGTCAAGTCCAATGCTTCAAGGTCTTTGCCAATTCAACCAACGCCAGATCAGAGCCGGAGCAaatccagcagcagcagcaactcCCCGAAACACAAGGGATTTATACAATCTCACTTCCAAAGTAAAGAGGACAAAAGCGAATCTTCAATTCAGAATGGGAATATCATCAAATGA